The following are encoded in a window of Manihot esculenta cultivar AM560-2 chromosome 8, M.esculenta_v8, whole genome shotgun sequence genomic DNA:
- the LOC110619985 gene encoding uncharacterized protein LOC110619985 codes for MNSVLLPLSLILRLPSRLSSRRHQLQPQYSIGHHVHFKSSVSRSYPSNSHCCLCAHQPAIGAMVPSDEGPVSVINFEDFVEKDWSFLDFDELNPKEEHKQKIAQIISAGGIEETSRVLVSVGSEEFVDQLVDTSTCSLLLVVHDSLFLLACIKEKYDKVKCWQGELIHVPEKWAPLDVVFLYFLPALPFTLDQVFGTLAKCCSPGARVVISHPQGREVLEQQRKQHQDVLVSELPDKMTLQKVASDNCFEMVEFVDDSGLYLAVLRFSGAKN; via the exons ATGAATTCTGTTTTATTGCCTTTGTCCCTCATCCTTCGGTTGCCTTCCCGCCTGTCGTCACGTCGTCATCAGTTACAACCTCAGTACTCGATCGGTCATCATGTTCATTTCAAGTCTTCTGTTTCCCGCTCATATCCATCCAATTCACATTGTTGTTTATGTGCTCACCAGCCAGCAATTGGTGCTATGGTTCCTTCAGATGAGGGACCAGTATCTGTAATCAACTTTGAAGATTTTGTGGAAAAAGATTGGTCATTTCTTGATTTTGACGAATTAAATCCCAAAGAAGAGCATAAACAAAAGATTGCCCAGATAATTTCTGCAGGAGGGATTGAAGAGACTTCAAGGGTTTTGGTTTCAGTTGGTTCAGAAGAATTTGTAGATCAGTTGGTTGATACATCAACCTGCAGTCTTTTGCTTGTTGTCCATGATTCACTTTTTCTATTGGCTTGCATCAAAGAAAAATATGACAAGGTTAAGTGTTGGCAAGGGGAGCTGATTCATGTGCCAGAAAAGTGGGCTCCTTTGGATGTTGTATTTCTCTATTTTCTGCCAGCGTTGCCCTTTACACTTGACCAAGTTTTTGGAACGCTTGCAAAATGTTGCTCACCAG GTGCAAGAGTGGTGATAAGCCATCCCCAAGGGAGAGAAGTGTTAGAGCAGCAAAGGAAACAACATCAAGATGTTTTAGTATCTGAATTGCCTGACAAGATGACACTGCAGAAGGTTGCATCTGATAATTGTTTCGAGATGGTTGAATTTGTGGACGACTCAGGATTATATCTAGCTGTTTTACGGTTTTCTGGAGCTAAAAATTAG